The Microcella flavibacter DNA segment GGCGGCCACGCGCAGCGCCTCGAGCGCGAGCGCGCCGGCCGCGGCGACCTCGCCGCCGCGCACCCGCTCGGCGAGCGCCGGCAGCTTGGATCGCGGCACCAGCACCTCGACGGCCGGGTAGTCGGCGCCCGGGTGCCGCTCGTCGAGCGCGTACTGCCAGCCGCCGTCGCGCACCGCGACCCAGGGGTCGCGCCACAGCAGCGGCTGCGCGTTCGGAGCGGCGGGCTCGACGAGCAGGGCCGCCCCCTCGGGCAGCAGCTGCCCGATCGTGGCCCACTCGGCGCTCACGTCGGCGACCTCGACGCGCATCATGAAGCGCATGCGGTCGAACCAGGCGGCGAGCGGCGCGGCCTGCGCGGCGTCGACGAGCATCCAGGTGGTGACGCCGTCGTCGATGAGGCGGATGCTGTGCTCGAGCCGGCCCTGCGGGTCGAGGAGGAGGGTCTCGGCGCTGCCTCCGGCCTCGAGCGTCGTGACCGCCTGCGAGGTGAGCGAGTCGATCCAGGTGAGGCGGTCGGGGCCGGTGACGGTGACGACGCCGCGGTCGGAGAGGTCGACGATCGCGCGGCCCTGCTCGAGCATCCGCTGCTCGGCGACCGGCTCGCCGTAGTGATCGGCGGTGCCCGCGGGGCCCGCGACGGCGCCCGGCAGGGTCAGCAGCGGGGAGGCCGCGGCCGGCGTCTCACTCGACACGGTTGAGCGTTCCCGAGGCGTGCGTGCGCAGGTCGTTGCCGAGCGCGGCGATGTCCCACGCCCAGAGCAGTCGGCTGTCGACGAGGCCGTAGAGGCGGGTCGCGGCGGCGTACTCCTTGGCGCTCGCCGAGCGCATGACGGCGTCGGTCTGCAGGTCGATGCGCGCACCGCCGACGGTGCCGAGGTACAGCTCGCTGACGCCGCCGGGGTGGATGACCGCCACCTCGACCTCGAAGGCGCCGTCGGGGCGGCGCAGCGTCTCGACCGACTCGGCGTCGGGGTAGGGCGCGGGGCCCACGCCCGGCAGCATGCCGGGGCCGGGGTCGCCGGGCTGCGCGGGGCGGTGCAGTCGCCAGTAGCCGGCCTCGGCGTTGAGGGGGCTCTGCCGCTCGTCGAGCAGCCAGGTAGCGGAGGAGTAGTTGAGGTAGTGCTGGCCGTCGTGGCTGAAGCTCACGCGCTGGCCGAACTCGTGCTCGCGCACGGTGCCGGCGTCGTCGTAGTGGACGACGCCCGTGCCCTCCCAGACTCCGATGAGCCAGGAGAGCGGGACGAGCTCGGCGGGCAGGGTCGTGTCGAGGGAGAACACGGAAGAAGAGGCGCGGCTCAGCGCTGGCCGCGGTAGAGGTTGCGCAGCACCACGAGCGAGACCCCGCCGATGGCGAGCGACGCGAGCCCCAGGAGTCCGAGGAAGAAGATTTCTAGCGCGAGCAGCATGCGCTCATCCTACGCCCGCGAGGATGAGGATCAGCCCCGAGGCGAGCGCCATCAGGAGGATGATGCCGGTCACCGTGACGAGCATCCGGTGCACCAGCCCTTCCTTCGTCTGCAGGCTGACCTGGATGAGGAAGGTGAGCAGCACGGCGCCCGCGGCGATGACCGCGAGGGAGCCCGCCCGGTCGTCGGCCTCGACGAGCACGAGCAGCGCCACCAGCCCGGCGACGACGGCGATCCACACCGGCAGTGCGGTGGCCAGGGTGCGCGACATGACCCCATGCTAGGCCGCGGCTACACTGAGCCGAGAACCCTGGAGGACGAGTGGCCCAGCTTCTGATCCTGACCTCGCAGGGGAACGCCGACGTTCTCCCCGCGCTCGGTCTGCTCAGCCACCGCGTTCGAGCGATTGCCGCCGAACCGGCCGCGCTCGTCGGCGCGCCGCCCGCCGACGCCATCCTCGTCGATGCGCGCCTCGACCTCGCCGGCGCCAAGGGCCTCTGCAAGATCCTCACCGCCACCGGTGCGGGCTCCCCCATCATCGTCGTGCTCACCGAGGGCGGCCTCACCGCGGTCAACGCCGAGTGGGGCGTCGACGACGTCGTGCTCGACACGGCGGGGCCCGCCGAGGTGGATGCTCGACTGAGGCTCGCGATCGGCCGCCAGACCCGCGATGCCGCCGGGTCGAGCACCATCCGCGCCTCGGGCGTCGTCATCGATGAGGCGAGCTACTCGGCGAAGGTGCACGGCCGCACGCTCGACCTCACGTTCAAGGAGTTCGAGCTGCTGCGGTTCCTCGCCGCGCACCCGAGCCGCGTCTTCACGCGCGAGCAGCTGTTGAGCGAGGTCTGGGGCTACGACTACTTCGGCGGCACCCGCACGGTCGACGTGCACGTGCGGCGCCTGCGCGCGAAGCTCGGCGACATGGAGTCGCTCATCGGCACGGTGCGCAACGTCGGCTACCGCTTCACCCTGCACGAGGACGAGCCCGAGGTCTCGCGGCTGCAGGCGTAGCCCGCCCCGCACTCCTGCGATCGGCCCGCGTCAGCGGCGCGCCGCCGGTGCCGGTTCGCGGATGCCCGCCACGAGCCCCTCGACCCGCTCGACGATCTCGTCCCGGATCGCGCGCAGCCCGGCGCGGCCCGAGCCGGCCGGATCCGCGACCTCCCAGTCCTCGTAGCGACGACCGGGCAGCACGGGGCACGCGTCGCCGCAGCCCATCGTGATGACGTAGTCGGCACCGCGGACGAGGTCGTCGGTGAGCGGCTTCGGGTACTCGTCGACGACGGGGATGCCGATCTCGTCGAGCACCTCGGCGACGGCGGGGATGATGCGGCCGGCGGGGTCGGAGCCGGCGCTCATGACGACGACCTCGTCGCCGGCGAGCGCGCGCAGCACGGCGGCCGCGAGCTGCGAGCGGCCGGAGTTCTCGACGCAGACGAACAGCACCGAGGGGGTGCCGTCGCGCTCGGCCGCCTCGGCCCGCACGATGGCGGCGAGCCGGTCGGCGGCGAAGTGCGCGGTGAGCGAGGGGAGGAAGCGGGTGACCCTCGCGCTGCGGGCGAGCAGCCGGAAGCTGTCGTCGACGACCGCCTGCACGGTCTCGGGCCCGACGACGCCGCGGTACCGGCGAGAGAGCCGATCGGCGATGCGGCGCACGACGTCGGGCACCTCGACGGGCTCGATGCTCATGAGGCGGGCAGTATCTCGGCGAGGAGGGTCTGGATGCGGCCCTTGATGTCGTCGCGGATGGGACGCACCGACTCGATGCCCTGGCCGGCCGGGTCGTCGAGCTCCCAGTCCTCGTAGCGCTTGCCGGGGAAGATCGGGCAGGCGTCGCCGCAGCCCATCGTGATGACGACGTCGCTCTCCTTCACGGCCTCGACGGTGAGCACCTTCGGCACGTTGTGCGCGATGTCGATGCCCTCCTCGGCCATGGCCTCGATCGCGACCGGGTTGATCTGATCCTTGGGGGCGGAACCGGCGGAGAGCACCTGCACGCGGTCGCCCGCGAGGTGCTGCAGGTAGCCGGCGGCCATCTGGGAGCGGCCCGCATTGTGCACGCAGACGAAGAGGACGGTGGGGGTGGCGGTGTCGGTCATGCTCTGAAGCATAGACCAGCATCTATGCTTAGGGAAGCGCGGTCGCGGGCAGCAGCTCGGCGAGCAGCGCTCGCACGCGGCCGTCGATGTCGTCGCGGATCGCCGCGACTTCGGTCGCGCTGCGGCCCACCGGGTCCTCCACCGCCCAGTCGAGGTAGCGACGGCCGGGGTACACGGGGCAG contains these protein-coding regions:
- the ygfZ gene encoding CAF17-like 4Fe-4S cluster assembly/insertion protein YgfZ; the encoded protein is MSSETPAAASPLLTLPGAVAGPAGTADHYGEPVAEQRMLEQGRAIVDLSDRGVVTVTGPDRLTWIDSLTSQAVTTLEAGGSAETLLLDPQGRLEHSIRLIDDGVTTWMLVDAAQAAPLAAWFDRMRFMMRVEVADVSAEWATIGQLLPEGAALLVEPAAPNAQPLLWRDPWVAVRDGGWQYALDERHPGADYPAVEVLVPRSKLPALAERVRGGEVAAAGALALEALRVAAWRPRLIDADERSIPHELDWLRSAVHLTKGCYRGQETVAKVHNLGHPPRRLVMLHLDGSASVLPEPGSPVLLYGADVGRLTASARHHELGPIGLAVVKRSLDEAAALTVPAVVRDADGAPTDEVVPVAAAQQTIVPPSAGATAGVPRIPRLGAVRR
- a CDS encoding FABP family protein, which gives rise to MFSLDTTLPAELVPLSWLIGVWEGTGVVHYDDAGTVREHEFGQRVSFSHDGQHYLNYSSATWLLDERQSPLNAEAGYWRLHRPAQPGDPGPGMLPGVGPAPYPDAESVETLRRPDGAFEVEVAVIHPGGVSELYLGTVGGARIDLQTDAVMRSASAKEYAAATRLYGLVDSRLLWAWDIAALGNDLRTHASGTLNRVE
- a CDS encoding winged helix-turn-helix transcriptional regulator, whose product is MAQLLILTSQGNADVLPALGLLSHRVRAIAAEPAALVGAPPADAILVDARLDLAGAKGLCKILTATGAGSPIIVVLTEGGLTAVNAEWGVDDVVLDTAGPAEVDARLRLAIGRQTRDAAGSSTIRASGVVIDEASYSAKVHGRTLDLTFKEFELLRFLAAHPSRVFTREQLLSEVWGYDYFGGTRTVDVHVRRLRAKLGDMESLIGTVRNVGYRFTLHEDEPEVSRLQA
- a CDS encoding arsenate-mycothiol transferase ArsC, whose translation is MSIEPVEVPDVVRRIADRLSRRYRGVVGPETVQAVVDDSFRLLARSARVTRFLPSLTAHFAADRLAAIVRAEAAERDGTPSVLFVCVENSGRSQLAAAVLRALAGDEVVVMSAGSDPAGRIIPAVAEVLDEIGIPVVDEYPKPLTDDLVRGADYVITMGCGDACPVLPGRRYEDWEVADPAGSGRAGLRAIRDEIVERVEGLVAGIREPAPAARR
- a CDS encoding arsenate reductase ArsC, which gives rise to MTDTATPTVLFVCVHNAGRSQMAAGYLQHLAGDRVQVLSAGSAPKDQINPVAIEAMAEEGIDIAHNVPKVLTVEAVKESDVVITMGCGDACPIFPGKRYEDWELDDPAGQGIESVRPIRDDIKGRIQTLLAEILPAS